From Micromonospora nigra, one genomic window encodes:
- the cbiE gene encoding precorrin-6y C5,15-methyltransferase (decarboxylating) subunit CbiE — MDVTTRTGPDPVPAVTVVGMDAAGAPPHPVVAALLTDAALVVGAARHLAAVAVPSGCPTVVLGPLAPAVDRIRAAVDAGTGVVVLASGDPGLFGVVRRLRAAGLAVRVLPAVSSVAAAFARAGLPWDGAAVVTAHGRDLRPALNACRALPAVAVLTAPGAGAAEIAAGLAGWPRRLLVAEHLGTDRERVVDTTAAQAAGRAWADPHVLLSLAEPDPAGGMRADNQPAAAPAGGWALPESAYAHRDSMITKAEVRALVVARLRPRLGRLVWDVGAGSGSVGIECALLGAAVVAVDRDPAAPVAANAARHGVRVRVVTGTAPDALAGLPDPDAVFVGGGGVEVLDAVVRRRPPRVVAALAALDRVGPAVARLRAAGYTVDGSQLSAARLADLPGGSVRLAATNPVVVLTGECP; from the coding sequence GTGGACGTGACGACCCGGACCGGGCCCGACCCGGTGCCGGCGGTGACCGTGGTCGGGATGGACGCGGCCGGTGCCCCGCCGCACCCCGTCGTCGCCGCCCTGCTGACCGACGCCGCCCTGGTGGTGGGCGCGGCCCGGCACCTGGCCGCCGTCGCCGTGCCGTCGGGCTGCCCGACCGTGGTCCTCGGACCTCTCGCGCCGGCCGTGGACCGGATCCGTGCCGCCGTCGACGCCGGCACCGGCGTGGTCGTGCTCGCCAGCGGCGACCCCGGCCTGTTCGGTGTGGTCCGGCGGTTGCGGGCGGCCGGGCTCGCCGTGCGGGTGCTGCCGGCGGTGTCCAGCGTTGCCGCCGCGTTCGCCCGTGCCGGGCTGCCCTGGGACGGTGCCGCCGTGGTCACCGCGCACGGGCGTGACCTGCGGCCGGCGCTCAACGCGTGCCGGGCGCTGCCGGCCGTCGCCGTGCTCACCGCCCCCGGTGCCGGGGCCGCCGAGATCGCCGCGGGGCTGGCCGGCTGGCCCCGCCGGCTGCTGGTGGCCGAACACCTCGGCACCGACCGGGAACGGGTGGTCGACACCACCGCCGCGCAGGCCGCCGGCCGGGCCTGGGCCGACCCGCACGTGCTGCTCAGCCTCGCCGAACCGGACCCGGCGGGCGGCATGCGCGCCGACAACCAGCCCGCCGCCGCGCCGGCCGGTGGCTGGGCGCTGCCCGAGTCCGCGTACGCCCACCGCGACTCGATGATCACGAAGGCGGAGGTACGGGCCCTGGTGGTGGCCCGGCTGCGTCCCCGCCTCGGCCGGCTCGTCTGGGACGTCGGCGCGGGCAGCGGCTCGGTCGGCATCGAGTGCGCCCTGCTCGGCGCGGCGGTCGTCGCCGTGGACCGGGATCCGGCCGCGCCGGTCGCGGCCAACGCCGCCCGGCACGGCGTGCGGGTGCGGGTGGTGACCGGCACCGCCCCGGATGCCCTGGCCGGGCTGCCCGACCCGGACGCCGTCTTCGTCGGTGGTGGCGGCGTCGAGGTGCTCGACGCCGTGGTGCGCCGGCGGCCGCCCCGGGTGGTCGCCGCCCTCGCCGCCCTGGACCGGGTCGGTCCCGCCGTGGCCCGGTTGCGTGCCGCCGGCTACACCGTCGACGGCAGCCAGCTCAGCGCCGCCCGCCTGGCCGACCTGCCCGGCGGTTCCGTCCGACTCGCGGCCACCAACCCCGTGGTCGTCCTCACCGGGGAGTGCCCGTGA
- the cobJ gene encoding precorrin-3B C(17)-methyltransferase, with the protein MLAAAWPHAHVVEADGVAEALRTAWAGCDAVVAFLATGAVVRIVAPLLRDKHTDPAVVVVDEAARHAVALLGGHAGGANDLAGRVAAVLGATPVVTTATDAVGLPGLDTLGWPVEGAVAAVGRAILDGEPVRLVADAAWPLPALPDTVAPDAPGPYRLLVTDRLVEPDPYTAVLRPPSLVAGVGASRGVPAAEVRDLLHRVLADANLSPASLRHLASADIKADEAGIVATADACGVPLVTYPAAELAAVDVPHPSEVVRAAVGTPSVAEAAALLGGDAALLVPKTATAMATVAVARHAPRGRLAIVGLGPGAADLRTPRAVAELRRAAVVVGLDQYVDQVRDVLRPGTRVLATGLGAEEARARTAVAEATAGQAVALVGSGDAGVYAMASPALEYADHRVDVVGVPGVTAALAAGALLGAPLGHDHVYLSLSDLHTPWEVITRRVTAAAEADLVALLYNPRSRARDWQLTAALEILAGHRPPDTPVGVVRNASRPGERVHLATLATLDPAVVDMYSVVVVGSSRTRTVAGRMVTPRGYRWRK; encoded by the coding sequence GTGCTCGCCGCCGCCTGGCCGCACGCGCACGTCGTCGAGGCCGACGGTGTCGCCGAGGCGCTGCGTACCGCCTGGGCCGGGTGCGACGCCGTCGTGGCGTTCCTCGCCACCGGGGCGGTGGTGCGGATCGTCGCGCCACTGCTGCGTGACAAGCACACCGATCCCGCCGTGGTGGTGGTCGACGAGGCCGCCCGGCACGCCGTGGCGCTGCTCGGCGGTCACGCCGGCGGCGCCAACGACCTCGCCGGGCGGGTGGCCGCCGTGCTCGGCGCCACCCCGGTCGTCACCACCGCCACCGACGCCGTGGGCCTGCCCGGCCTGGACACCCTCGGCTGGCCCGTCGAGGGTGCGGTCGCCGCCGTCGGGCGGGCCATCCTCGACGGCGAGCCGGTCCGGCTGGTCGCCGACGCGGCCTGGCCGCTGCCCGCCCTGCCGGACACCGTCGCGCCCGACGCGCCCGGCCCGTACCGGTTGCTGGTCACCGACCGGCTGGTCGAACCGGACCCGTACACCGCCGTGCTGCGGCCCCCGTCGCTGGTCGCCGGTGTCGGTGCCAGCCGGGGCGTGCCGGCCGCCGAGGTGCGCGACCTGCTGCACCGGGTGCTCGCCGACGCCAACCTCAGCCCGGCCAGCCTGCGACACCTGGCCAGCGCCGACATCAAGGCCGACGAGGCCGGCATCGTGGCCACCGCCGACGCGTGCGGCGTACCCCTGGTGACGTATCCGGCGGCGGAGCTGGCGGCGGTCGACGTGCCCCATCCCAGCGAGGTGGTCCGGGCGGCGGTCGGCACCCCCAGTGTCGCGGAGGCCGCCGCGCTGCTCGGCGGCGACGCCGCGCTGCTGGTGCCGAAGACCGCCACGGCGATGGCCACCGTCGCGGTGGCCCGGCACGCCCCGCGCGGCCGGCTGGCGATCGTCGGTCTCGGGCCCGGTGCGGCCGACCTGCGCACCCCGCGTGCGGTGGCCGAGCTGCGGCGCGCCGCCGTGGTCGTCGGACTCGACCAGTACGTCGACCAGGTCCGTGACGTGCTCCGGCCGGGCACCCGGGTGCTCGCCACCGGCCTCGGCGCGGAGGAGGCACGGGCCCGGACCGCCGTGGCCGAGGCCACCGCCGGTCAGGCGGTCGCGCTGGTCGGCTCCGGTGACGCCGGGGTGTACGCGATGGCCAGCCCCGCCCTGGAGTACGCCGACCACCGCGTCGACGTGGTCGGCGTGCCCGGGGTCACCGCCGCCCTCGCCGCCGGAGCCCTGCTCGGCGCTCCGCTCGGCCACGACCACGTGTACCTGAGCCTGTCCGACCTGCACACCCCGTGGGAGGTCATCACCCGTCGGGTGACCGCCGCCGCCGAGGCCGACCTGGTGGCGCTGCTGTACAACCCGCGCAGCCGGGCCCGGGACTGGCAGCTCACCGCCGCCCTGGAGATCCTCGCCGGGCACCGGCCGCCCGACACCCCGGTCGGGGTGGTCCGTAACGCCAGCCGCCCCGGCGAGCGGGTCCACCTGGCGACCCTGGCCACCCTCGACCCGGCGGTGGTGGACATGTACAGCGTCGTGGTGGTCGGCAGCAGCCGCACCCGGACCGTGGCCGGCCGGATGGTCACCCCCCGGGGATACCGGTGGCGGAAGTGA
- a CDS encoding indolepyruvate ferredoxin oxidoreductase subunit alpha produces the protein MTAAGGGRPGPGSRAAEEAGRRAAVVVDACQGCGACLLTCPTHALWPVPGGLAVRADRCTGCLECLEICPVDAIRVTGTRPEGDR, from the coding sequence GTGACCGCCGCCGGAGGTGGCCGGCCCGGTCCCGGCAGCCGGGCGGCCGAGGAGGCCGGTCGTCGGGCCGCCGTCGTCGTCGACGCCTGCCAGGGCTGCGGCGCGTGCCTGCTCACCTGCCCCACCCACGCCCTGTGGCCCGTGCCCGGTGGCCTCGCCGTCCGCGCCGACCGCTGCACCGGGTGCCTGGAGTGCCTGGAGATCTGCCCGGTCGACGCCATCCGCGTCACCGGCACCCGACCCGAAGGAGACCGATGA
- a CDS encoding precorrin-8X methylmutase, producing MSRVVHPIERESYRILRERVALSHLPPLTRAVVERVVHASADLDYVGDLVCDESALRRGRDALRAGAPVVTDVAMVAAGITTRDTVCPVAEPATAELARASGLTRSAAAVRVALDRVGPGAVWVVGCAPTALEELLTLDARPALVVGLPVGFVGAAESKAALRASGLPGLSNRSEKGGSAVAAAACNALLHAEEES from the coding sequence GTGAGCCGGGTCGTGCACCCGATCGAGCGGGAGTCGTACCGGATCCTGCGGGAGCGCGTCGCCCTGTCGCACCTGCCACCGTTGACCCGGGCGGTGGTCGAGCGGGTGGTGCACGCCAGCGCCGACCTCGACTACGTCGGCGACCTGGTCTGTGACGAGTCCGCCCTGCGACGGGGCCGGGACGCGCTGCGCGCCGGCGCACCCGTGGTCACCGACGTGGCGATGGTCGCCGCCGGGATCACCACCCGCGACACGGTCTGCCCGGTCGCCGAGCCCGCCACCGCCGAGCTGGCCCGCGCGAGCGGGCTCACCCGTTCCGCCGCGGCGGTGCGCGTCGCGCTGGACCGGGTCGGCCCCGGCGCGGTCTGGGTGGTCGGCTGCGCCCCGACCGCGCTGGAGGAACTGCTCACCCTGGACGCCCGGCCGGCCCTCGTGGTGGGGCTGCCCGTCGGGTTCGTCGGCGCCGCCGAGAGCAAGGCGGCGCTGCGGGCCAGTGGCCTGCCCGGGTTGTCCAACCGCAGCGAGAAGGGCGGGTCGGCGGTCGCCGCCGCCGCCTGCAACGCGCTGCTCCACGCCGAGGAGGAGTCATGA
- the cobA gene encoding uroporphyrinogen-III C-methyltransferase: MTGLVIVGHGTRSEAGVAQFAALVDRVRRRAAGDVADVAGGFIELSRPPLTDAVTELVDRGHRALVALPLVLTAAGHGKGDIPAAMAREQRRHPGLTYRYGRPLGPHPLLHTVLEERIDAALAGAGRADTWVALIGRGSTDPDANAEVAKVARLLWEGRGYAGVEPGFVSLAEPSVPAVLERLRRLGARRIVVAPYFLFAGVLPDRIVARTGEFAAAHPDLDVRVADLIGDCDALADLVLQRHAEALGGDIRMNCDTCAYRVLMPGFADKVGRPQTPHDHPDDPVGGHHHGHGHHLHDGHGRGRDHGHDHGHDGHGHGHGHDGHGHGHGHDGHGHGHGHDGHGHGPALAPGQVAVVGGGPGPDDLITVRGRALVDAADVVVVDRLAPQGLLTGLRPDVLVVDAAKVPRGPAVGQDTINATLVAHARAGRRVVRLKGGDPYVFGRGHEEVQACLAAGVPVTVVPGVTSAVAAAELAGVPVTHRGVAHDLTVVSGHLPPGHPDSLVDWPALGRGRGTLVLLMAVDTIAKIATALVEHGRAPDTPVLVVQDAGHPGQRVESTRLDEVGALAVREGVAAPAVFVVGEVVRLRAAVD, encoded by the coding sequence ATGACGGGGTTGGTCATCGTGGGGCACGGCACCCGCAGCGAGGCCGGCGTCGCGCAGTTCGCCGCGCTGGTCGACCGGGTCCGGCGCCGCGCCGCCGGTGACGTGGCGGACGTCGCGGGCGGCTTCATCGAACTGTCCCGCCCGCCGCTGACCGACGCGGTCACCGAACTGGTCGACCGGGGCCACCGTGCCCTGGTCGCCCTGCCGCTGGTGCTGACGGCCGCCGGTCACGGCAAGGGCGACATCCCCGCCGCGATGGCCCGCGAGCAGCGCCGCCACCCCGGGCTGACCTACCGGTACGGTCGGCCGCTCGGCCCGCACCCGCTGCTGCACACGGTCCTGGAGGAACGGATCGACGCGGCGCTGGCCGGTGCCGGCCGGGCCGACACCTGGGTGGCGCTGATCGGGCGCGGCTCCACCGACCCGGACGCCAACGCCGAGGTCGCCAAGGTGGCCCGGCTGCTGTGGGAGGGGCGTGGGTACGCCGGCGTGGAGCCCGGATTCGTCTCCCTCGCCGAGCCGTCGGTGCCGGCCGTGCTGGAGCGGCTGCGTCGGCTCGGCGCGCGGCGGATCGTCGTCGCGCCGTACTTCCTGTTCGCCGGGGTGCTGCCGGACCGGATCGTCGCCCGGACCGGCGAGTTCGCCGCCGCGCATCCCGATCTGGACGTGCGGGTCGCCGACCTCATCGGAGACTGCGACGCCCTCGCCGACCTGGTGCTGCAACGGCACGCCGAGGCGCTGGGCGGGGACATCCGGATGAACTGCGACACCTGCGCCTACCGGGTGCTGATGCCCGGCTTCGCCGACAAGGTGGGCCGCCCGCAGACCCCGCACGACCATCCCGACGACCCGGTCGGCGGCCACCACCACGGCCACGGCCACCACCTCCACGACGGCCACGGTCGCGGGCGCGACCACGGCCACGACCACGGGCACGACGGTCACGGCCACGGTCACGGGCACGACGGTCACGGCCACGGTCACGGGCACGACGGTCACGGCCACGGTCACGGGCACGACGGGCACGGGCACGGGCCGGCGCTCGCGCCCGGCCAGGTCGCGGTGGTCGGCGGCGGGCCCGGCCCCGACGACCTGATCACCGTACGCGGGCGGGCGCTGGTCGACGCGGCGGACGTCGTGGTGGTCGACCGGCTCGCTCCGCAGGGGCTGCTGACCGGGCTGCGCCCCGACGTGCTCGTGGTGGACGCGGCGAAGGTGCCCCGGGGCCCCGCCGTGGGGCAGGACACCATCAACGCCACCCTGGTCGCGCACGCCCGCGCGGGCCGACGGGTGGTCCGGCTCAAGGGCGGCGACCCGTACGTGTTCGGCCGCGGCCACGAGGAGGTGCAGGCGTGTCTCGCCGCCGGGGTGCCGGTGACGGTGGTGCCGGGGGTGACCAGCGCGGTGGCGGCGGCGGAGCTGGCCGGGGTGCCCGTCACCCACCGGGGGGTCGCCCACGACCTGACGGTGGTCTCCGGGCACCTGCCGCCCGGGCATCCCGACTCGCTGGTCGACTGGCCGGCGCTGGGCCGGGGGCGCGGCACCCTGGTGCTGCTGATGGCGGTGGACACGATCGCGAAGATCGCGACGGCGCTGGTGGAGCACGGCCGCGCCCCGGACACCCCGGTGCTGGTGGTGCAGGACGCCGGCCATCCCGGGCAGCGGGTGGAGTCCACCCGGCTGGACGAGGTCGGTGCGCTGGCCGTCCGCGAGGGCGTCGCCGCGCCGGCCGTGTTCGTGGTGGGGGAGGTGGTCCGGCTGCGGGCCGCCGTGGACTGA
- a CDS encoding fluoride efflux transporter FluC yields the protein MTALLVAVGAALGAPLRYLTDRAVQARLGSGLPWGTLSVNVAGSLLLGAVLGGAASPAVAAGLGTGFCGALTTWSTLSYETLALTRRGDRARAVAYVLLSLAAGLAAATAGHAAARALAG from the coding sequence GTGACCGCCCTGCTCGTCGCGGTCGGCGCGGCCCTCGGCGCACCGCTGCGCTACCTCACCGACCGGGCCGTGCAGGCCCGGCTGGGTTCCGGCCTGCCCTGGGGCACGCTGAGCGTCAACGTCGCCGGGTCGCTGCTGCTCGGCGCGGTGCTCGGCGGGGCGGCGAGTCCGGCCGTCGCCGCCGGGCTCGGCACGGGCTTCTGCGGCGCCCTGACGACCTGGTCCACGCTGAGTTACGAGACGTTGGCCCTGACCCGGCGCGGCGACCGCGCGCGGGCCGTGGCGTACGTGCTGCTGAGTCTGGCCGCCGGCCTCGCCGCCGCCACCGCCGGCCACGCCGCCGCCCGCGCCCTGGCCGGCTGA
- a CDS encoding fluoride efflux transporter FluC has translation MSEAPEPRVDPDVDLRVPADRNEWPARPVAVLGAVAAGGALGALARAGLGQAFPYPPAGFGWSTLGVNVTGCLLIGVLMAVLDRAGGGRPLTRPFLGVGVLGGFTTFSTSVVDVHRALAAGAVATAAGYLTATVVGALVAVWLGDTATRRLLGPAAGDAR, from the coding sequence GTGTCCGAGGCACCCGAGCCGCGCGTCGACCCCGACGTCGACCTGCGCGTACCCGCCGACCGCAACGAATGGCCCGCGCGCCCGGTGGCGGTGCTCGGCGCGGTGGCCGCCGGTGGTGCGCTCGGCGCCCTGGCCCGCGCCGGCCTCGGGCAGGCGTTCCCCTACCCGCCGGCGGGCTTCGGATGGTCGACCCTCGGCGTCAACGTCACCGGCTGCCTGCTGATCGGAGTGCTGATGGCGGTCCTCGACAGGGCCGGCGGCGGTCGGCCGCTGACCCGACCGTTCCTCGGTGTGGGCGTGCTCGGCGGCTTCACCACCTTCTCCACGTCCGTGGTCGACGTCCACCGGGCGCTCGCCGCCGGGGCGGTGGCGACCGCGGCCGGCTACCTGACCGCGACCGTGGTCGGCGCACTGGTGGCGGTGTGGCTGGGCGACACCGCCACCCGCCGGCTGCTCGGCCCCGCCGCCGGGGATGCCCGGTGA
- the paaI gene encoding hydroxyphenylacetyl-CoA thioesterase PaaI: MQDTAPPSGASEVAGRTAAHDMFDADVASRALGVELVSAGGGFAEARMRVVPTMVNGHRIAHGGYVFLLADTAFALACNSHGPATVAAGGEITFVRPAHEGDLLVARAAERTRFGRSGIYDVTVSGADGQVVAEFRGHSRTLTAAPATPGPSNDTAP; encoded by the coding sequence ATGCAGGACACCGCCCCGCCCTCCGGGGCCAGCGAGGTCGCCGGGCGGACAGCCGCACACGACATGTTCGACGCCGACGTGGCGTCCCGCGCACTGGGCGTCGAGCTGGTCTCGGCGGGCGGGGGCTTCGCCGAGGCCCGGATGCGGGTCGTCCCGACGATGGTCAACGGTCACCGGATCGCTCACGGCGGGTACGTCTTCCTGCTGGCCGACACCGCCTTCGCACTCGCCTGCAACAGCCACGGCCCGGCCACCGTCGCCGCCGGCGGCGAGATCACCTTCGTCCGCCCCGCCCACGAGGGTGACCTGCTGGTGGCCCGTGCCGCCGAGCGGACCCGCTTCGGCCGCAGCGGCATCTACGACGTCACGGTCAGCGGTGCCGACGGCCAGGTCGTGGCCGAGTTCCGGGGCCACAGCCGCACCCTGACGGCCGCACCCGCCACCCCCGGCCCCTCGAACGACACCGCCCCGTGA